GGAATTAACCGACATGCTGCATCTGAAGGCCATTGAAGTGATTGGCCGCTCGCTGCGCGCCTCAGTGCAGGGCGATGAGCAGGGCGCGGAAGGGATGGCGCTGGGGCAATATATTGCCGGAATGGGCTTCTCTAACGTCGGACTGGGCTTGGTTCACGGCATGGCGCACCCGTTGGGCGCTTTCTACGGTACGCCGCATGGTGTCGCCAACGCAGTGCTGTTGCCACATCTTATGGCTTACAACGCTGAATTTACCGGTGAGAAGTATCGCGACATTGCGGTGGCTCTGGGAAATAAACAGGCGGCGACCCTACCGATTGCCGAAGCGCGTAAGGCAGCCGTTGAGGCCGTGGCGCAGCTTAACCGCGACGTTAATATCCCGGCGCGTCTGCGTGATGTGGGTATGAAAGAGGAGGATATTGATGCCCTCGCCGCCGCCGCGCTGGCGGATGTGTGCACTGGCGGTAACCCGCGCGATACAAATCTGGAAGAGATTAAAGCGCTGTATCGGGCGATTTTCTAAGGTAGCAATCTCAACCGTAGCCGGTAGAACGCTCTATCGGCTACGGTGTTATTTAGGCTGGGCGTGTGCGCTATATCCGAACTCGTTTATACCCGTCATACTTCAAGTTGCTTGTGCGTTGGCTGCGTTCACTCACCCCAGTCACTTACTTTAGTAAGCTCCTGGGGATTAATGAGAGGCTCCTGCCTCTCACCGGAGGCCAGCCTTCGGCTGGTCAAATTCGTTCCCGACGAATTTGTCGCTCTCTTGCCGCGTGATTCGTCCCTACGGGACTCACCCTTTCAGGGCCAGCGCAAGCGCTGTTCAAAACGGTTAACCGTTTTGTCCTGCAACTCGAATTATTTAGGGTATATACCCAGTCATCAATCTCTATCTGTTTTAGCTTTAATCTTGTCAATGGCGGTGACGTTTTCCGACATCGCTTCATTAAGGACCTTCACCGCCGTGTTGGCATCGCGATTTTTAATCGACATATAGACTTTGATATGGGCTTCCACGCTTTCAAGGGTAATGCCCAGCGCGCGGTTAAGTTCTTCAAGGTAGTAGTAATAAATATCTTTGATGGAATTCATTACGTTATAAAAGACGCTATTGTGCGATGCCCTGACAATCGCCAAATGGAACGCGTAATCCGCTTCAGAATATTTTTTGTAGTCACCCTTGTTGATGAGCATATTGTTGAGCGCTTGCTCAAGCTGGAGGATATCTTCATCGGTGGCATGAGTGACGGCCAGCTCCACGCATTTGAACTCTACGGTCTGGCGGAAGATCATCATGTCGTGAAACTCTTCGCGGCTAAGATGCATGATAGGGCGAGGATCGTTGCTCAGCATCTGCGGTGTGAAGTGATCGCTAACGTAGCTGCCGCTCCCTTGGCGGGTGACGACAATGCCGAGATCGCGAAAGCGCTGGACCGCACTGCGCACGCTGACCCGGCTGACGTTGAAGGACGTGGTCAGCTCCGCTTCAGATGGCAGGCGGCTACCCGGCGGCCAGCTACCATCCAGCAGCTTTGCGCTGATCTGATCATAAATTTCATTTACAACATTCTGTTTTTGAATGGATTTTATGCTCAAGATCGCTGTCCGTGTGAGTTATAAAGCGTCAGCCAATATACCATTTTTAAAAACAAAGCGCCCGTTCGGGCGCCTAATATTAACAGGTCTGAACTTTTGTGCTGCTGGACTCTTTACTGGTGAAAGCCGTGACTGATGTCAGTAAAACTGCCAGGACAAGCGAGCTGCCCATAAAAATGTAAGAGGCGCCTGGACCACCGGTCAAACCATTGAGGTAGCCGACAATCCATGAACCAACGAACGAGCCAAGCGCACCGAAACTGACGATAAACGCCATCGCTCCAGCCATCACATTCCTTGGGATCATGTCAGGTATTGCTGCAAAAAATGGACCGTATGGCGTATACATCGCCCCACCCGCAATCATCAGTAGCACATAGGATAACCAGAAGTTGGAGGTACCGATGGTAAAGGAACCGATAAAGCAGATCGCGCCAAGCCCTAAGAAGAGAAGAACAATGATTTTACGATTCAGAAATTTATCTGAATACCAGGAGGCACCCAACATCAGTGGAACGGCGAGCAGATAAGGTGCTGCGGATAACCAACCTGTTGCGACAATACTTAGCCCTGATGCTGATTTTAAAATAGACGGAAGCCACATAATGAAACCATACATTCCGATATTCCAGAAAAAATGGATAAAGGAAAGGGAAAGTACTTTACCTGAACGAAAAGCCTCACTGTAGTTTTTAATTTCTTTTATATTAGTTTGCTCAGCGGCAAGTGCAGCTTCAATATCGATTTTTTCTTGTGGAGTTAACCATTTTGCATCAGCAGGGCGATCAACAAAAACAAACCACCATATTGCCGCCCAAATAATTGCGGGTACGCCTTCAATGATGAACATTCCACGCCAGCCGAACGCATCAACAAGATAACCTGACAGAACGGACATCCACAATACGGTAATAGGGTTACCAAGGAACAGAAATGTATTGGCTTTTGAACGTTCTTTCTTAGTAAACCAGTGACTTAGGAAGACAAGCATTGCGGGCATAACGACACTTTCGGCGACACCAAGAAGAAAACGTATCACCGCCAGAGTTTTTACATCATGTACCATGCCAGTTGCTGTTGCTAAAATACCCCACAGGATAAGACTCCAGAATATCAGTTTCTTCGCACTACGTTTTTCAGCGTAAATACCTCCTGGAACTTGAAAGAAAAAGTACCCCAGGAAGAATAAAGCGCCAAGTAACGATGATATCCCAGGGGTAATATTGAGGTCTTCTGCCAAACCCGATGCGGCACCAAATCCATAGTTAGCACGATCCAGATAGGCCAGGCTGTAAGTGATAAATGCCAGGGGAATAAGTTTTTTCCAGCGTAAAGGGGCCAGTTTTCTTTGTATTTTATCAATCATAATCTCTATTCCAGAGTAGGTTTTTTATGCATCTGCTGACGGTTATTGAATTGAATCACAGCACTGCCAGCCAGCCACCATCGACGTAAATAATCTGTCCGTTGATATAGTCAGAGGCTTTTGATGACAGAAAGACCGCGGTGCCAATTAATTCATCCGGACGGCCCCAGCGCTGTGATGGATTGCTGCTTTTTACCCAGTTGTCGAACTGCTTATCTTCAATCAGCGCAGTATTCATGTCGGTCAGAATGTAGCCAGGTCCAATGGCGTTGCTCTGGATATTAAATTGCGCCCATTCAGCCGCCATGGAGCAGGTGAGCATTTTGATCCCGCCTTTCGCCGCCGTATAGGGAGCCACGGTTGGTCGGGCTGCCTGACTGGTCAGCGAACCGATATTGACAATTTTGCCCCCGGAGTTGCGTGCAATCATCCGTCTTGCGGCGGCACGAGAAACGAGGAAAGCGCTGGTAAGGTTGGTATCAATCACCTTTTGCCACTTTTCCAGCTCCAGTTCCACCATCGGCTTACGATACTGAATACCGGCGTTGTTTATCAAAATGTCGATGTAGATACCCTGTGCGTCAAGCTCTGCAAAAGCTTTTTCAATCGCCTCTTCGTTTGTCACATCAAACGCCACGCCGTGTGCGCGATACCCTTTACTTGCCAGTGCATCGACGGACTCGGCCAGCAGCGTGTCGCGAATGTCGTTCAGAACGACCCTGGCACCCGCAGCGGCGAGCCCTTCGGCATAGGCAAATCCCAACCCACGCGCCGATCCGGTGACCAGTGCCGTTTTCCCCGTTAAATCGAATAATGCGCTCATCTCATTTCCTCATTGGTTTAATTTGTATGACGACTGTCTTATTTAAGGTTGGTTTTTTGAATGATAAAAAGCAACACCCTAAAAATAAATTTGCAATACGGATCACGAATGCAAGGTGTCGAACATATTTTTATTTTTATATGTAATTGTATTTTACTGTTTTTATTTTACTGGATGTCGCTGATTTGATCGCGATCACAGAATGTAATATTCCAGAGACGCTCACGGATTAAGCGTGATATAACATCGCAAAGTTGTAGGACAACTTACAAATTATGTATTGTCATTCGCTTGCAGCATGGCAGGCAGTTAGTTCGCAAAACTGAGGAGTTAAAGTGAGTAACCTGAAAATCACTAATGTGAAAACGATTCTGACGGCGCCGGGTGGCATTGATCTGGCCGTGGTGAAGGTCGAAACCAATGAGCCAGGGCTGTACGGTCTGGGCTGTGCGACATTTACCCAGCGTATCTTCGCGGTTAAAAGTGCCATTGATGAGTACATGGCGCCTTTTCTCATTGGCAAAGATCCGACGCGTATTGAAGATATCTGGCAGTCTGGCGCGGTCAGCGGCTACTGGCGTAACGGGCCGATTATGAACAACGCGCTATCGGGCGTTGATATGGCGCTGTGGGATATCAAAGGTAAGCTGGCGGGGATGCCGGTTTATGATTTACTGGGCGGTAAATGTCGCGACGGTATTCCTTTGTATTGCCATACCGATGGTGGCGACGAAGTGGAAGTTGAGGACAATATCCGCGCCCGAATGGAGGAGGGATACCAGTACGTACGCTGTCAGATGGGGATGTACGGCGGTGCAGGAACTGATGATCTCAAACTGATTGCGACCCAACTGGCGCGGGCGAAGAATATCCAGCCCAAACGTTCTCCACGGAGCAAAACGCCGGGGATCTATTTTGACCCCGACGCCTATGCGAAAAGCGTTCCCCGCCTGTTTGACCATCTTCGCAACAAGCTGGGATTTGGCATTGAGTTCATTCATGACGTCCATGAACGCGTAACCCCGGTCACCGCGATTAACCTGGCCAAAACGCTTGAGCAATATCAGCTCTTTTATCTTGAAGATCCGGTGGCACCGGAAAATATCGACTGGCTTAAAATGCTTCGCCAACAATCCTCCACGCCGATCTCCATGGGGGAACTGTTTGTGAATGTGAATGAGTGGAAACCGCTAATCGACAACAAGCTTATCGATTACATTCGCTGCCACGCCAGTACCATCGGCGGTATTACGCCAGCGAAGAAACTGGCGGTTTACAGCGAGCTGAACGGCGTGCGTACCGCATGGCATGGGCCTGGCGATATCTCACCGGTCGGCGTCTGCGCGAATATGCACCTTGACCTGAGTTCGCCAAACTTCGGTATTCAGGAGTACACGCCGATGAATGACGCACTGTGCGACGTCTTCCCGGGTTGCCCGGAAATAGACCACGGCTATGCGTATCTGAACGATAAGCCAGGGTTGGGCATTGATATCGATGAAGCCAAAGCGGCGAAGTATCCGTGCGAAGGTGGGATCCCATCCTGGACAATGGCACGGACACCGGATGGCACCGCTTCAAGACCGTAAGTGGCGTAAACGTCTTGCTGACAACGTGCGTCCTCCTGCAATCCCCGGGTCGCGGCTAACGCCTTACCCGGGCTACCTTGACGGGCATTATTCCCGGAGGTGGCGCGTTGCGCCTGTCCGGGCTACCCGATCGGATGAACCGGTAGCCCGGACAGATGCGTAGCATCGCCTCCGGGGAAATCGTCAGACCGCACGAATTATGGCACCAAATACACCTGCGGGGCGGCGGTATCCGGGTGTGCGCCCATTCTTACCTCAGCCCCGTACCAGCGGCTAATAATTGGCTGCTGAACCACCTCCTGCGGCGTGCCCTGCGCCACCAGCTTCCCCTGATGCAACAGCAGAATGCGATCGGCCCACAGCGCCGCCAGGTTCAGGTCATGCAGCACCACGCAGACATGCAGTTGGCTGCTGCGGGTCAGGCGCTTGAGCAGGCGCAGCAGATGCTGCTGGTAATAGAGATCGAGCGCCGAAGTAGGCTCGTCGAGAAACAGCCAGCCCTCAGGCGTACCGTCGCGCCACAGCTGCGCCAGACAGCGGGCCAGCTGCACCCGCTGCTGTTCGCCGCCGGAGAGGGAAGGGTAGCGTCTCCCGGCCAGATGATCGCAGCCGGTCTCCTCCATGACCTGACGGATCATCTCCGCGTTCGGCGTGCTGCCCCACGGCGAACGGCCCATGGTGATCACCGTTTCAATCGGCCAGTCGGCATGAAGCGAGGTGCGTTGCAGCATCACCGCCCGGCGGCGGGAGAGTGCGTCTGCCGACCAGGCTTCCAGCGGACGGCCTTCCACCAACCGTTCGCCGCTGTCCGGCGTTAAAAAACCGGTTAACAGGCGCAGCAGGGTTGATTTACCCGCGCCGTTGGGGCCAATCAGCGCCGTCATCTCGCCGCCGCGCAACTGGAGCGAAACATCATTAATAATCTGGCGCTTGCCCATGCGCAGCGAAAGCGAACGCGCGCTATAGCGGTTATCCATGCGTTTCTCTCTCCCGGCGAAAAATTAGCCACAGGAACCACGGCGCGCCGAGGACGCTGGTCAACAGACCAACCGGCATCTCGGCAGGTGCGGCGACGGTGCGCGCCAGCGTATCGGCCAGCAGCAGCAAAATTGCGCCACACAGCAGCGAACCGGGGATCAGACCGCGATGGTCCGGCCCCAGCCACATTCGCATCAGATGCGGCACCACCAGGCCAATAAAACCAATAATGCCGCTGATCGCCACCGCCGACGCCACCAGCAGGGCGCTGCACAGCAGCAATAGCCGCTGCAGCGCACGAACGTTAACGCCGAGGTAATGTGCCTCTTCATCACCCAATTGCAGCAGATTAAGGCGTGAAGCCATCGCCCATATCAAGATAGAAGCCGGGATTATCAGCGTGGCCGCCACCAGCAGGGTGGACCACTCCGCCTGGCCGAGGCTGCCCATGCCCCACAGGGAAAGCTGGCGCAATTGGGCATCGTTGCTGATCCACGCCAGCACCCCGACCAGCGCGCTGCAAAGCGCGTTAATCGCGATGCCGACCAGCAGCAGGCGCGAGAGCGAAGCGTCACCCGCCCGGCTGAGGATAAAAATCACCACCATCACCGCCATACTCCCGATAAACGCCGCCAGCATCGGGGCGTACAGCGCCACAAGCACCGGTACCGACAGGGGCAGCACCAGCCAGCAGGCTACCGCCAGCGCCGCACCGCTACTGATACCTAAAAGCCCAGGGTCCGCGAGCGGATTGCGAAACAGCCCCTGCATCACGCAGCCGGAGAGCGCCAGAGCAGCGCCGACCAGCAGCGCCAGCAGCACCCGCGGCAGGCGAATGGTCAGCCAGATGTTTCTCAGGATTTCATCGCCGGAAGGCAGCAGGCTGGCCAGCGGCAGGCGCATCGCCCCAAGAGTGGTGGCAAGTAGCGTCAGGATGACCAACAGCAGCGTCATTAACCACAGATGACGAGTAAGGTGGCAACGCATCAGGGCAGCAACTCCGCTTTTTGCCGTAGCGCGAGTACCGCCTGCGGCGTGCGTGGGCCAAAGCCGAGCAGAGCCATATCATCAATAACCTGCACCTGCTTATTGCGCCCTGCGGGCGTCTGCGCCAGTCCCGGTAGCTTCCACAGTCCGGCTTCACCACCCATACCTTTCAGGCCCTCGGCGGAGATCACCACCAGATCCGGTCGGCTTGCGATAACGCCTTCCTGGGACATGCTGCGATAATGGTCGAAGTCCTGCATCGCATTCTGCAATCCGGCGGCTCGGATGGCTCCATCCGCCGCCGTTTGCTTACCGGCCACCATGGTGTTCATGCCGCCGTGGCTGAGGATAAACAGCACTCGCTTGTTAATGGGCTGCGAAGGGATTTGCGCGATCTGCTGGTGGAGCTTCTGGCGCAGGGCTTCACCTTCACTCTGTTTGCCGAGGGCCGCGGCAATCACGCCAATCTTTTTCTCGATTGCCAGAAAGTCGTAGCCGCCCGGTACGTTGACCACCTTAACTTTGTTCTCTTCGACCTTTTTCAGCACCAGCGAAGGCTGCGCCTGGGCGCTGGCTAGCACCAGCGTCGGGCGTAGAGAAAGGATCCCTTCAGCGTTTAGCTGGCGGATATAGCCGACATCCGGCAGGCTCTGTGCGGTGGCAGGCCAGGTGCTGGTGCTGTCTTTCGCCACCAGTTGCTGCTGGGCATCAAGCGCATAAACCACTTCCGTGACGTCGCCGCCGAGAGAGACAATCCGCTCGGCGGCGGCGCTGGCAAACAACGGAAACGCCATGAGTAACATCAGCCAACGTTTCATGCGATCAGCCCTTCGGTGGTCAAACGTTCGACCTGCGCGCGCCACTGCGCCTGCTCCGGGTGGCCTTCGGTACGTTGACCGTACAGCTGGGCAATCTGCGTGCCGTCTTTGGCAAACAGCTCGACGCTGGTGACGTGGCCGTCGGAGGTCGGTTTACGGGTGACCCAAATCTCATCCACGCTGTCCTCGCGCAGATGCAGGGTAAAGGCGGCGTTGAAGATATTCAGCCAGCCGCGCATCGGCGCGACTTTTTCCAGCGCGCCGGTGAAGATCTGCACGCAGCCGCGGTTGCCGACGAAAATCATGATCTCGTTACCATCCTGATGAATAGTACCCAGCAGGCCCGGCAGAGCCTCTTTCTCGATACGGCAGGCGAGGTCGCCGCTGACCAGACGGAACGCCTGCTGGCGCGACAGGTTATGTTTTCTCAACAGGCCAAAGAACTGGTGGACGTCGGTCATGGCGCGCCATTCGTTTTCCAGCGTCGTGCCGTCGGCAGAATCAGCATATTTCAGCGGATCGACCGGGCGAACGGTCAGCGGAGCGGGGGTGTCTTGCGTATGTTCAGCGATCAGCGCATCCCAGGCCGCCATATTGGTCTGCGCAGTTGCGTAGACTTTCAGCAGCGCATCACCGTGCGGGTCGAAGAACTGAATGCTCTGACGACCGTTGTCGGTCAGGTGGAAAGCGCTGGCCCACTGGCTGAGGAACAGGCGCAGGTCGAGGGCGCGCGGGTTGAGCACCAGCCCGGCGTGGCCGCTCAGATGCTGGTGGGTAAATTCGCCGACCTGTTCATGCACCGCGTATTCGTTGCGACAGATACATTTGGTTTCGCCCACGGCTTCCAGCGCAGCCAGAATGGCGCGCGCATCGTCAATCAGACGTACGGCATCGTGGCCGAGGCGAGCTTCGGTCAGCTCAGCTTCGCTAATCCCCATTTCGGCGGCGATATCGCGGGCGTATTTTGCGCAAGATTGCGCTTTAGTGGTCAGATAGCGTTGCCACAGCGGAGCATGTTGCGGTTGGGTGTTTTGCATAATTCACATCCTTCTCGACGATGAGTATCCCCGGCGCGCGGCCGGGGAGCAGGTTTCTTATTATTTGGCCTATCAGAAATCGACGTTAACGCCTAACTGCCAGGTACGCCCAGGCATCACTGACAGCGCTTTATCGTTGGCATCCTGATTGGTTGCCGTTTCGATATTACGGCTGCTCAGATAATCCCAGTATTTACGGTCGGTAATGTTGTACACGCCGCCGTTCACGCGCACATTCTTCGCCACCTGCCAGTAAGCGGTCCAGTCCAGCATGCCGTAGCCCGGAACGCGCATATATTCGCTGGTCGAATCGGTAATCGCCGAGCCGGTGTTGGTATAGCTTTCGCGGTTGGTGGTGGTTGCGCGTTTGCCCTTAACAAAAGTGGCGGTCAGCGCGGTGCCGTACACTTTGGCCGGATCGTCCCATGCCACGCCGACGATAGCCTTCATTGGCGCGACGCTATCGAGGTCGACGTACTTGTCGCCGCTGTAGCTGGATTTCGATTGCCCTTCGCTATAGCCGTAGGCGAGGGTGGCACTCAGGCCGTTAACCTCTTCAAACCAGGTGCCAAAGTTGAATTTGGCGCTGATTTCGCCGCCGTAGATATAGGCTTTATCGCGGTTCTCCGCCTGGTAAATGGTATAGATGTTCGATGGTACGTTAGCGAACTGAACCGGGTTATTGGCGCGGGTGTAGCGGGTATAGGCGATAAAGTTCTTATAGCTGTTGTAGAACAGCGCGGTGCGCATAGTGATGCCTTCGGTGACTTCGCCCTTCATCCCCCACTCAAAGTTATCGCTGGTTTCGGTTTTCAGATCGGTATTACCGATCAACGCATACTGTGCGCGTCCGGCGTAGCTGGAGCCGAGGTTCCAGGAGCCATACAGCTGGCTGGCGTTCGGGAACTGCGCCCCGCGCTGGTACTGCAGGTAGGTCATCAGGCGTGGAGCTATATCGTACTGGAAGGCCAGCGACGGCAGCGCCTGGGTATCGGAGTTCTTACCGTACAGATTTGAGACGGCAGAACCGGTCAGCACGCTGCTGTTGTTGGCAAGGTCGGAGACGCTCTCCGGCCTGGTCGACTGATGCACCACGCGAATGCCCGGGATGACGGCGAAGTTATGGCTGTCGAGGTCAAAGTTAATCTTGTCCTGCATGAAGCCTGCAACGATGTAGCCTCGGCTGTCGGCGTCCGGCTGCATGATTTCGCTAAAGGCGCTCGGGGTTGGCGACTGGGTTAATGGCCGCTGGGTTTTGGTGGTGCTGGCGTTAAAACCGGCGCTCAGGTCGTGGCGGCCAATGGACTTCGCCAGCGTACTCTGAATACCCCAGGTATCGGTATCGTAGTCGGAGCTTACCGTTTGCATCGCGCGGGTGATGCTGTCCGGCATATACGTCCAGTCATGGGACTCAGTGTGCTGGTAGTAGACTTTGGTCGACACGCTGTCGATATAGTCGTTCATCGGCGTCCAGTCATCTTTCAGGCTCAGGCCCCAGCGACGGGTCTGGCTGGTCTGGTTAGAGGTGCCGATAACGCTGTTGCCGCTGGTGTCCCAGGCGTCGTAGTGGGTGTGATTAGTTTTATGGTAATAATCGAAGGTGCTGGTCAGCTTATGTTCGTCATTCGGCTGCCAGATCCCGGAGGCCAAAAAGGCGTCGGAGTGCCAGTTAGCCGGGTATGAATCCACGGTCCCGCTGTTATTTTCCGTTTCCTGGCCGTCACGGCGGCTGTAGACGAAGATCCCGCGCAGGGTTTCGTCGCCACCGGCGACGGTGACGCCGTTGTGCCAGCTGCGGTTCGAGGAATCATAGCCGCTGCGGTAGCCGAAGGCGCTGGTTTTGCCCGGGTGCAGATAGTCATCTGCGGATTTCGGACGGAAGGAGACGTTACCGCCGATAGAGCTGTTGGCGGTTTCGGTCGAGGTGGCCCCGGACTGAATATCGATGCTGCCGTACATGTAGGGATCAATGTAGTCGCGGCCCATACCGAAAGTATTGAGGCCCGCGCGACTGGCGTAGCTGCGCCCGGTGGCGTTCGGCTGAGCGATGCCGTCGACGTCGATACCGACGCGGTTGCTCTCCATGCCGCGGATGTTGTAGCCGGTATAGCCGCCCCGGTCGAAGCCGCTTTTGCCGTTGCCGGAACCGCCGCTGGCGCCAGTCGCGCCAATCAACGGTTCGTAGCGCATGATGGAGCCAAAGTCGTTGGCCCCTTTATCCTGTAGTTCCTGAGCGCTGATGGAATGCTCGCTGCCCGCTTTCAGCACTGGGGCTGGCGCGGTCACAGTCATCTGTTCTGAACTATCGTCGGATGATGAATTATTGGTGGTATCAGCCGCCCCGGCGGAGGTCTGATAGATTGCTGCAAGCAAAGAAGTCACCAGCAGGCTTTTTTTGAACCATGCTGTTGATTGAGTGGAGTTATACATAGTAGCCACGCCTTGATAATTATTAGTATCGGCTCACGCGTTACTTCCAGAGTGCAGGTGTGTCCCGTTATTCCGTTACTGGACGTTTTTTACTCCATGCTTATTGATTGCGAATGGTAATGATAGGTATTATCATTTGCAACAAAATAATCATTTATTCCTCAATTAATCTGCAAGTTGTTTACAATTTGCCCTTTGATCAACATCGAGAAACCTATGAGCCACAAAGCCGCTATTACCATTACCTACTGTTCGCAGTGCAACTGGATGCTACGCGCCAGCTGGATGGCCCAGGAA
This Klebsiella sp. RHBSTW-00484 DNA region includes the following protein-coding sequences:
- a CDS encoding TonB-dependent receptor domain-containing protein, which gives rise to MYNSTQSTAWFKKSLLVTSLLAAIYQTSAGAADTTNNSSSDDSSEQMTVTAPAPVLKAGSEHSISAQELQDKGANDFGSIMRYEPLIGATGASGGSGNGKSGFDRGGYTGYNIRGMESNRVGIDVDGIAQPNATGRSYASRAGLNTFGMGRDYIDPYMYGSIDIQSGATSTETANSSIGGNVSFRPKSADDYLHPGKTSAFGYRSGYDSSNRSWHNGVTVAGGDETLRGIFVYSRRDGQETENNSGTVDSYPANWHSDAFLASGIWQPNDEHKLTSTFDYYHKTNHTHYDAWDTSGNSVIGTSNQTSQTRRWGLSLKDDWTPMNDYIDSVSTKVYYQHTESHDWTYMPDSITRAMQTVSSDYDTDTWGIQSTLAKSIGRHDLSAGFNASTTKTQRPLTQSPTPSAFSEIMQPDADSRGYIVAGFMQDKINFDLDSHNFAVIPGIRVVHQSTRPESVSDLANNSSVLTGSAVSNLYGKNSDTQALPSLAFQYDIAPRLMTYLQYQRGAQFPNASQLYGSWNLGSSYAGRAQYALIGNTDLKTETSDNFEWGMKGEVTEGITMRTALFYNSYKNFIAYTRYTRANNPVQFANVPSNIYTIYQAENRDKAYIYGGEISAKFNFGTWFEEVNGLSATLAYGYSEGQSKSSYSGDKYVDLDSVAPMKAIVGVAWDDPAKVYGTALTATFVKGKRATTTNRESYTNTGSAITDSTSEYMRVPGYGMLDWTAYWQVAKNVRVNGGVYNITDRKYWDYLSSRNIETATNQDANDKALSVMPGRTWQLGVNVDF
- a CDS encoding FadR/GntR family transcriptional regulator, producing MSIKSIQKQNVVNEIYDQISAKLLDGSWPPGSRLPSEAELTTSFNVSRVSVRSAVQRFRDLGIVVTRQGSGSYVSDHFTPQMLSNDPRPIMHLSREEFHDMMIFRQTVEFKCVELAVTHATDEDILQLEQALNNMLINKGDYKKYSEADYAFHLAIVRASHNSVFYNVMNSIKDIYYYYLEELNRALGITLESVEAHIKVYMSIKNRDANTAVKVLNEAMSENVTAIDKIKAKTDRD
- a CDS encoding enolase C-terminal domain-like protein: MSNLKITNVKTILTAPGGIDLAVVKVETNEPGLYGLGCATFTQRIFAVKSAIDEYMAPFLIGKDPTRIEDIWQSGAVSGYWRNGPIMNNALSGVDMALWDIKGKLAGMPVYDLLGGKCRDGIPLYCHTDGGDEVEVEDNIRARMEEGYQYVRCQMGMYGGAGTDDLKLIATQLARAKNIQPKRSPRSKTPGIYFDPDAYAKSVPRLFDHLRNKLGFGIEFIHDVHERVTPVTAINLAKTLEQYQLFYLEDPVAPENIDWLKMLRQQSSTPISMGELFVNVNEWKPLIDNKLIDYIRCHASTIGGITPAKKLAVYSELNGVRTAWHGPGDISPVGVCANMHLDLSSPNFGIQEYTPMNDALCDVFPGCPEIDHGYAYLNDKPGLGIDIDEAKAAKYPCEGGIPSWTMARTPDGTASRP
- a CDS encoding SDR family oxidoreductase; this encodes MSALFDLTGKTALVTGSARGLGFAYAEGLAAAGARVVLNDIRDTLLAESVDALASKGYRAHGVAFDVTNEEAIEKAFAELDAQGIYIDILINNAGIQYRKPMVELELEKWQKVIDTNLTSAFLVSRAAARRMIARNSGGKIVNIGSLTSQAARPTVAPYTAAKGGIKMLTCSMAAEWAQFNIQSNAIGPGYILTDMNTALIEDKQFDNWVKSSNPSQRWGRPDELIGTAVFLSSKASDYINGQIIYVDGGWLAVL
- a CDS encoding heme/hemin ABC transporter substrate-binding protein, coding for MKRWLMLLMAFPLFASAAAERIVSLGGDVTEVVYALDAQQQLVAKDSTSTWPATAQSLPDVGYIRQLNAEGILSLRPTLVLASAQAQPSLVLKKVEENKVKVVNVPGGYDFLAIEKKIGVIAAALGKQSEGEALRQKLHQQIAQIPSQPINKRVLFILSHGGMNTMVAGKQTAADGAIRAAGLQNAMQDFDHYRSMSQEGVIASRPDLVVISAEGLKGMGGEAGLWKLPGLAQTPAGRNKQVQVIDDMALLGFGPRTPQAVLALRQKAELLP
- a CDS encoding heme ABC transporter ATP-binding protein translates to MDNRYSARSLSLRMGKRQIINDVSLQLRGGEMTALIGPNGAGKSTLLRLLTGFLTPDSGERLVEGRPLEAWSADALSRRRAVMLQRTSLHADWPIETVITMGRSPWGSTPNAEMIRQVMEETGCDHLAGRRYPSLSGGEQQRVQLARCLAQLWRDGTPEGWLFLDEPTSALDLYYQQHLLRLLKRLTRSSQLHVCVVLHDLNLAALWADRILLLHQGKLVAQGTPQEVVQQPIISRWYGAEVRMGAHPDTAAPQVYLVP
- a CDS encoding hemin-degrading factor, producing the protein MQNTQPQHAPLWQRYLTTKAQSCAKYARDIAAEMGISEAELTEARLGHDAVRLIDDARAILAALEAVGETKCICRNEYAVHEQVGEFTHQHLSGHAGLVLNPRALDLRLFLSQWASAFHLTDNGRQSIQFFDPHGDALLKVYATAQTNMAAWDALIAEHTQDTPAPLTVRPVDPLKYADSADGTTLENEWRAMTDVHQFFGLLRKHNLSRQQAFRLVSGDLACRIEKEALPGLLGTIHQDGNEIMIFVGNRGCVQIFTGALEKVAPMRGWLNIFNAAFTLHLREDSVDEIWVTRKPTSDGHVTSVELFAKDGTQIAQLYGQRTEGHPEQAQWRAQVERLTTEGLIA
- a CDS encoding MFS transporter codes for the protein MIDKIQRKLAPLRWKKLIPLAFITYSLAYLDRANYGFGAASGLAEDLNITPGISSLLGALFFLGYFFFQVPGGIYAEKRSAKKLIFWSLILWGILATATGMVHDVKTLAVIRFLLGVAESVVMPAMLVFLSHWFTKKERSKANTFLFLGNPITVLWMSVLSGYLVDAFGWRGMFIIEGVPAIIWAAIWWFVFVDRPADAKWLTPQEKIDIEAALAAEQTNIKEIKNYSEAFRSGKVLSLSFIHFFWNIGMYGFIMWLPSILKSASGLSIVATGWLSAAPYLLAVPLMLGASWYSDKFLNRKIIVLLFLGLGAICFIGSFTIGTSNFWLSYVLLMIAGGAMYTPYGPFFAAIPDMIPRNVMAGAMAFIVSFGALGSFVGSWIVGYLNGLTGGPGASYIFMGSSLVLAVLLTSVTAFTSKESSSTKVQTC
- a CDS encoding FecCD family ABC transporter permease, whose protein sequence is MRCHLTRHLWLMTLLLVILTLLATTLGAMRLPLASLLPSGDEILRNIWLTIRLPRVLLALLVGAALALSGCVMQGLFRNPLADPGLLGISSGAALAVACWLVLPLSVPVLVALYAPMLAAFIGSMAVMVVIFILSRAGDASLSRLLLVGIAINALCSALVGVLAWISNDAQLRQLSLWGMGSLGQAEWSTLLVAATLIIPASILIWAMASRLNLLQLGDEEAHYLGVNVRALQRLLLLCSALLVASAVAISGIIGFIGLVVPHLMRMWLGPDHRGLIPGSLLCGAILLLLADTLARTVAAPAEMPVGLLTSVLGAPWFLWLIFRRERETHG